In Ostrea edulis chromosome 4, xbOstEdul1.1, whole genome shotgun sequence, a single window of DNA contains:
- the LOC130053926 gene encoding sphingosine-1-phosphate lyase 1-like isoform X2, with the protein MIQTTNVMSKLMETVAGPLVPYWDIVRDRVNSSCAGVEPWKIIVCSCGTTLLVLTARDILFSDEDTLTNRTKKEFFRLVKKIPFVKRKIAEEKKKILKDMEHTMNADVDGYITRLPENGLEVEALMEELKKYQSLAKVDWANGTISGTVYGGEPELTKLMEKVYGMFAWTNPLHADIFPDIRKMEAEVVRMCCTMFNGDSQSCGTMTAGGTESILMACLTYRNIARERGIKIPEIIVPVTAHAAFDKAAAYFHLRITHIPIDEKTRRVDINAMRRAINKNTCMLMGSVPQFPHGIIDDIQSISELGLKYNIPVHVDCCLGGFLYPFMEKAGYSVPVADFRVPGVTSISADTHKYAFAPKGSSVVLYRNDDYRRMQFFVQPDWPGGIYATASVGGSRPGAIIAVCWATLMYYGEKSYIESTRKIISTTRYIKAGLKKIPGFHVFGDPLMSVVGFGPAEGFKYNIFTFSDMIAKRGWNLNPLQFPSSIHLCVTLLHTKEGVADKFLQDARECLEELLNSADAEAGGMAAMYGTSQSIPDRSMVAELAGCFVSSLYTTNKSEESNGTVPTN; encoded by the exons ATGATCCAGACAACGAATGTGATGTCGAAGTTGATGGAAACTGTGGCT GGGCCTTTGGTCCCATACTGGGATATTGTGCGGGACAGAGTGAATTCTTCCTGCGCAGGAGTAGAGCCATGGAAGATTATTGTCTGCTCGTGTGGAACCACTCTCCTGGTTCTTACAGCCAGGGACATTCTCTTCTCAGACGAAGATA CCTTAACCAACAGAACAAAAAAGGAGTTTTTTCGATTGGTGAAAAAAATTCCATTTGTCAAGAGAAAAATTGCAGAGGAGAAGAAGAAGATATTGAAGGACATGGAGCATACCATGAATGCAGATGTGGACGGGTACATCACACGTTTACCAGAGAATGGACTGGAAGTG GAAGCCCTCATGGAAGAGTTAAAAAAATACCAATCTTTAG CAAAAGTAGACTGGGCTAATGGGACCATATCAGGCACAGTGTATGGTGGGGAGCCAGAACTCACTAAATTGATGGAAAAG GTGTATGGAATGTTTGCTTGGACCAACCCCCTTCATGCAGACATTTTCCCTGACATTAGAAAAATGGAGGCAGAAGTTGTTAGGATGTGCTGCACTATGTTCAATGGTGACAGCCAATCTTGTGGAACA ATGACTGCTGGTGGGACAGAGAGCATATTGATGGCCTGCCTTACTTACAGAAACATTGCAAGGGAGAGGGGCATTAAAATTCCAGAAAT AATTGTGCCTGTCACAGCCCATGCTGCCTTTGATAAG GCTGCTGCATACTTCCACTTAAGGATCACTCACATTCCAATTGATGAGAAGACGAGAAGAGTGGACATAAATGCTATGAGAAGAGcaataaacaaaaacacttGCATG TTGATGGGATCAGTTCCACAGTTTCCACACGGTATCATCGATGACATACAATCTATATCAGAG TTGGGACTGAAGTACAACATTCCTGTCCATGTTGACTGTTGTTTAGGGGGCTTCCTGTACCCATTCATGGAGAAGGCTGGATACTCTGTTCCTGTGGCAGATTTCCGTGTTCCTGGAGTCACTAGCATCTCTGCAGACACACACAAG TATGCCTTTGCTCCAAAAGGTTCCTCAGTGGTTTTGTACAGAAATGATGATTATAGGAGGATGCAGTTCTTTGTTCAGCCTGACTGGCCTGGTGGTATATACGCTACAGCTTCTGTTGGAG GCAGTCGACCAGGTGCCATTATAGCTGTTTGCTGGGCAACTCTTATGTACTATGGGGAGAAAAGTTATATCGAGTCCACAAGGAAAATTATCTCCACAACTAGATATATAAAAGCAGG ATTGAAGAAGATCCCTGGATTCCATGTCTTTGGCGATCCCTTGATGTCTGTGGTTGGTTTTGGACCAGCAGAGGGTTTCAAGTACAACATCTTCACGTTCTCTGATATGATTGCAAAGCGAGGCTGGAACCTCAACCCACTTCAGTTTCCCTCAAG CATACATCTGTGTGTAACACTTCTCCACACTAAAGAGGGAGTGGCTGACAAATTCCTCCAGGATGCCAGAGAATGTCTGGAGGAGTTGCTGAATTCTGCCGATGCTGAGGCTGGTGGAATG GCAGCTATGTATGGAACCTCGCAGAGTATTCCTGATCGTTCCATGGTTGCTGAACTTGCTGGGTGCTTTGTGAGCTCACTGTACACAACAAACAAAAGTGAGGAGAGCAATGGTACAGTTCCTACCAATTAG
- the LOC130053926 gene encoding sphingosine-1-phosphate lyase 1-like isoform X1, with amino-acid sequence MDTNKARNFEALYCTMCLISIEMGGDDILVELIRLALDIQGPLVPYWDIVRDRVNSSCAGVEPWKIIVCSCGTTLLVLTARDILFSDEDTLTNRTKKEFFRLVKKIPFVKRKIAEEKKKILKDMEHTMNADVDGYITRLPENGLEVEALMEELKKYQSLAKVDWANGTISGTVYGGEPELTKLMEKVYGMFAWTNPLHADIFPDIRKMEAEVVRMCCTMFNGDSQSCGTMTAGGTESILMACLTYRNIARERGIKIPEIIVPVTAHAAFDKAAAYFHLRITHIPIDEKTRRVDINAMRRAINKNTCMLMGSVPQFPHGIIDDIQSISELGLKYNIPVHVDCCLGGFLYPFMEKAGYSVPVADFRVPGVTSISADTHKYAFAPKGSSVVLYRNDDYRRMQFFVQPDWPGGIYATASVGGSRPGAIIAVCWATLMYYGEKSYIESTRKIISTTRYIKAGLKKIPGFHVFGDPLMSVVGFGPAEGFKYNIFTFSDMIAKRGWNLNPLQFPSSIHLCVTLLHTKEGVADKFLQDARECLEELLNSADAEAGGMAAMYGTSQSIPDRSMVAELAGCFVSSLYTTNKSEESNGTVPTN; translated from the exons GGGCCTTTGGTCCCATACTGGGATATTGTGCGGGACAGAGTGAATTCTTCCTGCGCAGGAGTAGAGCCATGGAAGATTATTGTCTGCTCGTGTGGAACCACTCTCCTGGTTCTTACAGCCAGGGACATTCTCTTCTCAGACGAAGATA CCTTAACCAACAGAACAAAAAAGGAGTTTTTTCGATTGGTGAAAAAAATTCCATTTGTCAAGAGAAAAATTGCAGAGGAGAAGAAGAAGATATTGAAGGACATGGAGCATACCATGAATGCAGATGTGGACGGGTACATCACACGTTTACCAGAGAATGGACTGGAAGTG GAAGCCCTCATGGAAGAGTTAAAAAAATACCAATCTTTAG CAAAAGTAGACTGGGCTAATGGGACCATATCAGGCACAGTGTATGGTGGGGAGCCAGAACTCACTAAATTGATGGAAAAG GTGTATGGAATGTTTGCTTGGACCAACCCCCTTCATGCAGACATTTTCCCTGACATTAGAAAAATGGAGGCAGAAGTTGTTAGGATGTGCTGCACTATGTTCAATGGTGACAGCCAATCTTGTGGAACA ATGACTGCTGGTGGGACAGAGAGCATATTGATGGCCTGCCTTACTTACAGAAACATTGCAAGGGAGAGGGGCATTAAAATTCCAGAAAT AATTGTGCCTGTCACAGCCCATGCTGCCTTTGATAAG GCTGCTGCATACTTCCACTTAAGGATCACTCACATTCCAATTGATGAGAAGACGAGAAGAGTGGACATAAATGCTATGAGAAGAGcaataaacaaaaacacttGCATG TTGATGGGATCAGTTCCACAGTTTCCACACGGTATCATCGATGACATACAATCTATATCAGAG TTGGGACTGAAGTACAACATTCCTGTCCATGTTGACTGTTGTTTAGGGGGCTTCCTGTACCCATTCATGGAGAAGGCTGGATACTCTGTTCCTGTGGCAGATTTCCGTGTTCCTGGAGTCACTAGCATCTCTGCAGACACACACAAG TATGCCTTTGCTCCAAAAGGTTCCTCAGTGGTTTTGTACAGAAATGATGATTATAGGAGGATGCAGTTCTTTGTTCAGCCTGACTGGCCTGGTGGTATATACGCTACAGCTTCTGTTGGAG GCAGTCGACCAGGTGCCATTATAGCTGTTTGCTGGGCAACTCTTATGTACTATGGGGAGAAAAGTTATATCGAGTCCACAAGGAAAATTATCTCCACAACTAGATATATAAAAGCAGG ATTGAAGAAGATCCCTGGATTCCATGTCTTTGGCGATCCCTTGATGTCTGTGGTTGGTTTTGGACCAGCAGAGGGTTTCAAGTACAACATCTTCACGTTCTCTGATATGATTGCAAAGCGAGGCTGGAACCTCAACCCACTTCAGTTTCCCTCAAG CATACATCTGTGTGTAACACTTCTCCACACTAAAGAGGGAGTGGCTGACAAATTCCTCCAGGATGCCAGAGAATGTCTGGAGGAGTTGCTGAATTCTGCCGATGCTGAGGCTGGTGGAATG GCAGCTATGTATGGAACCTCGCAGAGTATTCCTGATCGTTCCATGGTTGCTGAACTTGCTGGGTGCTTTGTGAGCTCACTGTACACAACAAACAAAAGTGAGGAGAGCAATGGTACAGTTCCTACCAATTAG